The DNA segment ATTTCTCGCCTGTTCGTCGAATGGCCGGTGTGACACGTTTGACAGCGTGAGCCGGTGGTCTCGAAGCCGTCCAGTGGGTTATCGACTCCTCGAGTACGAACGAAAACGGGTTGTACCCGGGGGACGCTTGCATCGAATATGACCACCATCGTGAGCGCTTCGGCATCCCAGGCACTGGCCGGTGCGCTCGCTCGTGAACTCGAGGCACCGCTCGCTGGCGTCGACTACGACCGGTTTCCGGATGGCGAACTGTTCGTCTCGCTCACCGATCCGGAGGTCGTTCGCGACGAACGGGTTGTTCTCGTCGGTTCGACAGCCTCGAGCGATGCCCATATCGAACTGTTGTTGCTCCAGGACGCCCTTCGCGAGGCCGGTGCCGAGCACGTCGTAACCGTCATCCCGTACATGGGATACGGCCGTCAGGACAAGGCTTTCGAGGCGGGCCAGCCGGTTTCCGCTCGAGCGGTTGCCCGGGCGATTTCGACGGGGACCGACGACGTCGTGGTCGTCAATCCCCACGAGGACGCAGTCTGTGACTTTTTCGAGCCACGGGCGACGCCGGTCGATGCTGCCGGCGTCCTCGCGGGGGCGTTGCCGGCCGACCTCACCGACCCGGTCTTTCTCTCGCCGGATTCGGGAGCCATCGAACTCGCCGAGACGGTCCGAAGCGCCTACGGCGACGGTGAAACCGACTACTTCCAGAAGATTCGACGGTCGGGGACTGACGTCGAGATTACGCCGAGTGACGTCGAAGTGGCCGGCCGGGACGTCGTCGTCACCGACGACATTATCGCCACCGGTGGGACGATGAGCGAGGCGGTTTCGGTCTTGCACGAACGGGAGGTCGGCCGCGTTTTCGTCACCTGTGTCCATCCGCTGTTGGTTCGGAGCGCGCATAGTCGACTCTCGCGTGCTGGCGTCGAAGCCATCTACGGGACGGACACGCTCGAGCGCCCCGTGAGCCGGGTTTCGGTCGCACCCGCCCTCGCGGACGTGCTTGGAACTGGTCAGTGACTCGAGGATGAATCTGCGCTCGAGGCCGAAACTCACCGGTGACTCGAGGATGAATCTGCGCTCGAGGGCCATGCCCCTTCGACCGCTTTCGTTCACCTTGATTGATAGGTTAACACAACAGTCGACACGCCCGAGAACCATCGATACTCTCTATAGCGACCCGGCCAAAGGCGATGACGTACCCCGAGCCACGCAACTGCACCCCCCAGATGCACGGACTCATCTTCCAGACGTGCAAAACGTACGTCATCGAGCGGACTGACGAAGCGAGTTGGGCGAAAGTGCTCGAGCACGCGGGCATCGAGCCTCGTCTGTACCTGCCGGTCTCGCACTATCCCGAGGACGAACTGGTCGCTATCCTCGAGTCCGTCGCGGCCCTTTCCGGACACGACCGTATGGCGGTCGAACGCGATTTCGGACGAACGCTCGCACCCGAACTCTTACAGACGTTTCGAGCCCACTGGCGCGACGATTGGGAACTGGTCCATCTCCTCGAGAATCTCGAGGGAATCGCCGAAGAACTGCGGACGAAGACCGCCGAGAACGACCCGCCACTGGTGACGTGCACGAGGACTGACACCGGATTACAGGTGACCTACCGCTCACACCGCGACCATCCGGCCCTCGCTCACGGCGTTCTCGAGGGTGTTGCGGCCGTGTTCGACGATGACCGGCGCGTCCGCCGACTCGAGACGACTCGTGACGCTGGCGAGACGCGATGTGTGTTCGTTCTCGAAGAGTCGACTGAGTCCTGATTGGGCCCCTAGTAGCCAGTGACAGTCAGTGCACACGTATCGCAAGACGGCATCGTGATTGGTGTGTACATCGTTTCAATGGCTACTCTAGTCACGCTCACGTACTGGTGGGTGTCACGTTCAGCAATTCGTGAACGAACCAGAGCTGAAGAGTTATAATCACCCGTTGATTACGGCTAATCCGTGTTTACCGATGAGCGTTGAGACACTCCTGGCGACGCTAGCTACCCTCACGGCCGTCGCTACCCTCGAAGGAGTCGCTTTCCTCGTCAACAGTCTCTCGCTCACTTCCTTCACCCCACTCGAGACTATCGCGTTTCTCGAGGGGCTGTTCGGCGCCGAAAGTGGCATGATTCGCTCGAGCATCGATGACCTGCTCGAGGTCATGGAGACCGACCGCTTGCTCTGGGTGCCGTTGATTCTCGCCGGCGCGTTCGTCCTCGCTCGGGCCGTAACCTGGTGGAGTCAGCGACAGGTCGCGGCGTCCGAACGGCTCGAGACGAGTTCGTTCTCCCGGGCCGTCATGGCCGAAATTTATGCCCCGTTGTCGCTCTCGATCGGGCTCGCCGGTATCTACGTTAGCGTCGAACTGGTCCAGTTGAGCGAGGCCTATCCCGTCGTCTCGAAGATCCTCGCGACGGTTTTCGTGCTGGTGTGGGCCCGGGCTGCCGTCCGAATCGGGGCTCGCTGGATCGAGTACCTCAACCAGACCGGTGTCGAGTACGAGTTCGCGCCGATGTTCAAAAACCTCTGGACTATCGGCGTCGTCGTCGGCAGCCTCCTCGTGTTGCTCTCGATCTGGGAACTCGAGTTGACGCCGTTTCTGGCCTCGGCGGGCGTCCTCGGGATCATCATCGGCTTTGCGGCACAGGACGCAATCAGCAACTTGATCGGCGGGGTCGCATTGTACTTCGACAACACCTACAAAATCGGGGACGTCATCCACGTCGACGGCGATATGCGCGGGACGGTGACGGACGTGGGGATTCGGTCGACGACCGTGCTCACGCCGGACAACGTGCTGGTGACGGTCCCCAACTCGGTGTTGAACTCGACCCAGGTCGTCAACGAGACCTCGCCACAGCGTCATATCCGCCTCCGGATTCCGCTCTCGGCCGCCTACGGCTCCGATTACGCCGAGGTCGAACGACTCGTGCTCGAGGCCTGTGAAGACGCACCCCTGATTCGGGAAAAACCGCGTCCTCGAGTGTTGTTCGACCAGTTCGGCGACTCTGCGCTGCTGTTCGAACTTCAGGCGTTTATCTCTCACCCGTTGACGAAAAAGCGGGCCATCGACCAGGTCAACCGCCGGGTGTACGACGCGTTCGACGAGGCCGGGATCAAAATCCCGTTCCCACAGCGCGAACTCTCGTATCTGGACGACCAGGACGACGCCGAACATCACTTCGACGAACGGACCGGCCTGGAGGCTGATTCGGAGCCGGTGGGGCCCGACTCGCTCGAGCAAGCGACCACGGAGTCTGATTCCCTCGAGCGGGATGTGTCCGAGCGGGACTCGAGCAGTGACGGGGATCGGTGACTCCCGTCTGGGTGGATAACTACAACAATATTTTACGAATTTCCCTCTGTAATATCGACTCGAGTCGCTCGAGACCGACAGGTATCCTTCGTAATGAATCGGAGATATGCACTGGCGTTCAGCGCTACGGCCTGCTTTCTCAGGGCTCGAGTCGGAACCGGACTGTCTTCGCGCCGTCGAATCGCGGGCCGAAGCCCTTCTCGCCGAAGCCGAGTGACGCGGCGGCGTCCTCGACGGCCTGGTGCCCGATCGGCACGAGCACTTCGACGGCCATGTTCTCACACTCGGCGAATCTGACGGGTTCGGCGAGCAGGCGCTCACAGGCCTCCTGTGTGCCATCGATCTGTGTCACGTGCACCGTCTCGCCCTGAGCGTCGAAGCTAACGAACCCCAGCAGGTCTTCGGGATTGGACTCGCCGTACTGTGAGTGCTCCGAACTCGAGACGTCCGCGTTGGGGTCGTGCGTCCCGTCCTCGGCAACCCTGACCGTTCGGTCGTGGACGAGATTTCGCATCACGTCCGTCGGCGAGTCCGCAATCGACGCAAGTGCGTCGGCGTCGGCCTCGAGTGCGTCCCGTACGTTCATTAGTGAGAGGTAATGACACGCACGAACATAAATCCGACCGACGACTCCCGCTCGACAGTACTCTCTCAGGTGTCGACAGAGAGCGAGGCCGTAACCGCTATCGGTTCGATCCCCACGGAGTGTAGTGGGTTTCGTAGCCAGTGAACGTCAGTGCACACCCTATTGGAAGACGCCATCGCGATAGGTGTGTACATCGTTTCACTGGCCACTATAGCTGGGCAACACGTTCATGTGGGTTGCCCACACCTGTCACTGTATGACGCCTGACACCGAGACAGAACGCCCTCGCTGTGGGTTCTGTCGCCAGCCCTGTCCGCTCGAGCGCGTCGACGACGTCGAGTGTGTCGAAGCCGCAGCCGAAGGCGAGACGGACGGCGACCCGTTCTGTTCGAAAGCGTGTCGCACGGCATACGAGGAGGCGGGGGAGGGAATAGCTGAGGCCAACGGGCACCGCAAACTCACGCCGGGTGTGGCCGGGCTGGACGCGTCCCTCCCGCAGGGATTTCCGCGAAACTCCTTCGTCTTGCTCGTCGGCAATTCGGGAACGCGCGAGGAAGCGATTCAGGCCGAACTGGTCTGGCGCGCGCTCCAGCGGGGTGAACCGGCGGTGCTCGTCGCGTTCACCGAGCCACCGACGTCGCTGATCACGAACTTCCTCGCGATGGAGTGGAACGTTCTGCCGTATCTCGAGAGGGGTCAGTTACGGATCGTCGACTGTTTCACCTCGCGGATGGACAACCCCGAGCGCCTCTACGACCGGATGACGGCGTGGAACACCCATCTACGACAGATCGTCGAACCGCGGACGACCACCGTCCGGGACCCGAGCGACGGGAACGCCGTCCAGAACGCCCTGGACAACTGTCTCGAGGCCATCGAGATGGTCGAGACCGGCCTCGTGGTCGTCGACTCTATCGCGGAGTTCGGCTCGCTCGTCCAGCCCGTACAGGCCTACGACTTCGTCAAGGACGTGCGAGCGGAGGTGTGCAAAGGCCGGTACGTGCCGATCATCGCGGGTGCGACGGTCGCCGGGGAGCGCGATACGTTCCCGCGGGACCTCGATTACGTCGTCGACGGGGTCGTCGACCTGGCCCTCGACGGATCGGTGCTCGAGGACACGCTC comes from the Natronosalvus amylolyticus genome and includes:
- a CDS encoding ribose-phosphate diphosphokinase gives rise to the protein MTTIVSASASQALAGALARELEAPLAGVDYDRFPDGELFVSLTDPEVVRDERVVLVGSTASSDAHIELLLLQDALREAGAEHVVTVIPYMGYGRQDKAFEAGQPVSARAVARAISTGTDDVVVVNPHEDAVCDFFEPRATPVDAAGVLAGALPADLTDPVFLSPDSGAIELAETVRSAYGDGETDYFQKIRRSGTDVEITPSDVEVAGRDVVVTDDIIATGGTMSEAVSVLHEREVGRVFVTCVHPLLVRSAHSRLSRAGVEAIYGTDTLERPVSRVSVAPALADVLGTGQ
- a CDS encoding heme NO-binding domain-containing protein; its protein translation is MTYPEPRNCTPQMHGLIFQTCKTYVIERTDEASWAKVLEHAGIEPRLYLPVSHYPEDELVAILESVAALSGHDRMAVERDFGRTLAPELLQTFRAHWRDDWELVHLLENLEGIAEELRTKTAENDPPLVTCTRTDTGLQVTYRSHRDHPALAHGVLEGVAAVFDDDRRVRRLETTRDAGETRCVFVLEESTES
- a CDS encoding mechanosensitive ion channel family protein; protein product: MSVETLLATLATLTAVATLEGVAFLVNSLSLTSFTPLETIAFLEGLFGAESGMIRSSIDDLLEVMETDRLLWVPLILAGAFVLARAVTWWSQRQVAASERLETSSFSRAVMAEIYAPLSLSIGLAGIYVSVELVQLSEAYPVVSKILATVFVLVWARAAVRIGARWIEYLNQTGVEYEFAPMFKNLWTIGVVVGSLLVLLSIWELELTPFLASAGVLGIIIGFAAQDAISNLIGGVALYFDNTYKIGDVIHVDGDMRGTVTDVGIRSTTVLTPDNVLVTVPNSVLNSTQVVNETSPQRHIRLRIPLSAAYGSDYAEVERLVLEACEDAPLIREKPRPRVLFDQFGDSALLFELQAFISHPLTKKRAIDQVNRRVYDAFDEAGIKIPFPQRELSYLDDQDDAEHHFDERTGLEADSEPVGPDSLEQATTESDSLERDVSERDSSSDGDR
- a CDS encoding RAD55 family ATPase, producing the protein MTPDTETERPRCGFCRQPCPLERVDDVECVEAAAEGETDGDPFCSKACRTAYEEAGEGIAEANGHRKLTPGVAGLDASLPQGFPRNSFVLLVGNSGTREEAIQAELVWRALQRGEPAVLVAFTEPPTSLITNFLAMEWNVLPYLERGQLRIVDCFTSRMDNPERLYDRMTAWNTHLRQIVEPRTTTVRDPSDGNAVQNALDNCLEAIEMVETGLVVVDSIAEFGSLVQPVQAYDFVKDVRAEVCKGRYVPIIAGATVAGERDTFPRDLDYVVDGVVDLALDGSVLEDTLFRRLRVRKLRGVLAISEWHTYEYTSGLGMVTFDPRAELEASAAEADSAPDDGVSGSATGEDVPGPGAHKVDDGGNG